The Deinococcus hopiensis KR-140 sequence GGCCCTTGATGGGCTTGGCGTGCCCTACGACAAGGTGTACACGCCGCAGCTTCGCGTGACCTTTGATGACGCGGGGCGCGCGGCCGTGCCCTGGAAGGTTGCCCTCGAACGCTGCGTCAGCCAGTCTCGCGGGCACGCCGTCACCCGCGCACTGGAGGGCCTCGGCGTGCGCGTGGTCAATCCCAGCCACGTGATTGAGCTGTGTGGCGACAAGCTCGCCACCAATGCCCGCCTCGCCGCCGCCGGGTTGCCCACGCCCCGCACGGGCGTTGCTTTCGATGGGGAAGCCGCACTGACCCTTATCGAGGAAATGGGCTACCCGGTGGTCCTCAAGCCCACGGTGGGCTCGTGGGGCCGGATGGTCAGCCGCCTGAACGACCGCCACGCGGCCGAGGCTGTCATCGAGCACAAGGAAGTGCTGGGTGGGCCGCAGCACGGCGTGTTCTACGTGCAGGAGCTCATCCGCAAGCCGGACCGCGATATCCGCGCCTTCGTGGTGGGGGGCGAGTGCATCGGTGCGATCTACCGCACCTCCGAGCACTGGATCACCAACACTGCGCGCGGAGCGAAGGCGAGCAACTGTCCGGTCACGCCCGAGACCGCAGCCCTCGCACAGCAGGCGGCGGCCGCCGTTCACGGCGAGATCGTTGCGATTGATCTGGTAGAGGACCCCGAGCGCGGTCTCCTCGTCATCGAGATCAACCACACGATGGAATTCAAGAACTCCGTGGCGACCACGGGCGTGAACATTCCCCGCCTGATGGGCGAGTACGCGCTGGGTCTGCTCGGTTAACCTCTTTCCCTTTGCGGAGGTCCTCAACTTGAGGACCTCCGCCCTTTCATTCCAAGCCCTTTGCCAGCGCCACGGTCTCCCCGAGCCGTCCTCGCCGCTCCGCCTTTCGGCACGGGCACACGGAGGAGGGCAGGGCACCCCGCCTCCTCGCCGTCCTGGCGTGGTGTTTCTTCCTCCGCCTTCTGGCTTACCGCGCCCGCGGGACTTGAAACGCTTCACTTTTTTGCCCACCATACCTTCTTATGGATGAGATGCTTTTAAGCCTGCAACTATGATGGACGCCGATGCTCAGGCCCGTGCTCCCCATTCAGAAGGAGGCGCCTCGCGCGAAGCCGCCGCGCAGCTCGGCCAGGAGATGCGCCGGCTGCACAAGCTGATCAGCAGCAGGGTCTTGCTGAATATGCAAGACGAGTTGCAGGACCACGACCTCTCGTTCACGCAGATGGCGGCGCTGCATCAGCTGCGCGCCCGGGCTCCGCTGACGGTGACGGCCCTGTCCGAATGCGCCCGCCTGAGCCTCCCCGCCGCGAGTCACCTCGTCGAGCGGCTGGTGCGCCGGGGGCTGGCAGAACGGCGCGAGAACCCCGACAACCGCCGCGAGAAGCTGGTGGTGCCCACCGCGCAGGGCCTCGATATCGTGACGCGCATGGACGGGCAGTTTACCGAAGCCTACGTCTCGGCGCTGTCCTCAGTGCCCGCCGAGAAGGTCCGCGCCGCCTCCACCGCCATTCACGACCTTCTGACCGATCTCGCCCCTTCCCAGGAGAACGCATGACCGCACCCACGCCTCCCGAGCGCATCAATTACGCGCAGACCCTGGATATGCAGACCAAACGGGTGATCCTGTTCGGCGTGCTGCTGGGCCTGTTTCTCAGCGCGCTCGACCAGACCATCGTCTCCACCGCCCTGCCGCGCATCACCCAGGAACTCAGCGGCCTGTCGCTGTACTCGTGGGTCACCACCGCCTACCTGCTCACGAACACCGCGCTCGTGCCGATCTACGGCAAACTCTCGGACCTGTACGGGCGCAAGCCCATCCTCATGATCGGGATCGTCATCTTCCTGCTGGGTTCGGCCCTGTGCGGCCTCTCGGGCGAGCCCTTTTTGGGCAACCTCTTCGGCGGCGGCATGATGCAGCTCGTGGTGTTCCGGGGCCTGCAGGGCGTTGGCGCGGCGGCGCTGGGCTCGGTGGCCTTC is a genomic window containing:
- the lysX gene encoding lysine biosynthesis protein LysX, yielding MADLAVLYDRIRPDEKMLFEALDGLGVPYDKVYTPQLRVTFDDAGRAAVPWKVALERCVSQSRGHAVTRALEGLGVRVVNPSHVIELCGDKLATNARLAAAGLPTPRTGVAFDGEAALTLIEEMGYPVVLKPTVGSWGRMVSRLNDRHAAEAVIEHKEVLGGPQHGVFYVQELIRKPDRDIRAFVVGGECIGAIYRTSEHWITNTARGAKASNCPVTPETAALAQQAAAAVHGEIVAIDLVEDPERGLLVIEINHTMEFKNSVATTGVNIPRLMGEYALGLLG
- a CDS encoding MarR family winged helix-turn-helix transcriptional regulator, which translates into the protein MMDADAQARAPHSEGGASREAAAQLGQEMRRLHKLISSRVLLNMQDELQDHDLSFTQMAALHQLRARAPLTVTALSECARLSLPAASHLVERLVRRGLAERRENPDNRREKLVVPTAQGLDIVTRMDGQFTEAYVSALSSVPAEKVRAASTAIHDLLTDLAPSQENA